A genomic stretch from Empedobacter stercoris includes:
- a CDS encoding CotH kinase family protein has protein sequence MKKTFTILFLNILIFNFAQTLDPPKFSHESGFYDKDFNLELSHSDPNVKIVYTIDSSEPDINNLEGRTYKYKKQYPQYPHDTPFEFFENSLKSNLYLNSIEVYDRSNEENRISNISTSFQKDQYFPTEKMDKSFVVRVKAYKDDNSYSETITNVYFINKTYTLPIASINVNDDALFGYENGLFVAGKKFDDWRLTNSTDIAGSWTTANYWNSGSTSEVPVNFIYLADQTVKINQTVGVRNHGNGSRHLKNRSHRIYAKSDYGKKDLKYNFFSDYDIDTFKRLILRNSGQDTYSTLFRDAFVQKLNEHLNFDTQNYQPVLSFVNGEFYGIYNLRERYDEKYLEEIYGIKEKDIDYIEQTSIVEASIGDLKFYNETLDFFKNNDISINNNYQRGITYVDEINFSDYHIAQIFAANYDWPYNNNEFFRKRINYTPDAIYGQDGRFRWLMKDLDISFNGDQDWVPNSYKHNTLQQAISSINHGGEIYENHILIGLLENENFKNYFINRFADLLNTTYKKEHVIELIDLMQNNIRQEMPQNISRWNLINSIEDWDKNIEIMREFSRLRPHYQIEHLSEFFKLNGTYNLKTETNNISQGFVKVNTIEINNSTIGIGDDYQTWSGKYFQKVPLVVEAIALPGYKFSHWEGDISSTDQKITINSEKDVYVKAIFEKTLGVGDLDKVDFILFPNPVQDILNIASSSKSKIEYKISNIIGQIVEHNSTNNQKIDVSKLKQGVYIIQLTQDNKRTTKKFIKK, from the coding sequence ATGAAAAAAACATTTACAATTTTATTTTTAAATATTTTAATTTTTAATTTTGCGCAAACTTTAGATCCACCAAAATTTTCACATGAAAGTGGATTTTATGATAAAGATTTTAATTTAGAATTATCTCATTCAGACCCTAATGTTAAAATTGTTTATACAATAGATTCTTCAGAACCAGATATTAATAATTTAGAAGGGAGAACCTATAAATATAAAAAACAATATCCTCAGTATCCACATGATACTCCTTTTGAATTCTTTGAAAATTCTCTAAAATCAAATTTATACTTAAATTCAATTGAGGTATATGACAGATCGAATGAAGAGAATAGAATTTCTAATATCTCAACTTCTTTCCAAAAAGATCAGTATTTTCCAACGGAAAAAATGGATAAAAGCTTTGTAGTAAGAGTTAAAGCCTATAAAGACGATAATTCATATTCAGAAACTATTACCAATGTATATTTTATCAATAAAACGTATACTTTACCTATTGCTAGTATTAATGTGAATGATGATGCTTTATTTGGATATGAAAATGGATTATTTGTAGCAGGAAAAAAGTTTGATGATTGGAGATTAACTAATTCTACTGATATAGCAGGATCATGGACTACTGCAAATTATTGGAATTCAGGGTCTACTTCTGAAGTTCCTGTTAATTTTATTTACTTAGCTGACCAAACTGTAAAAATTAATCAAACAGTAGGAGTAAGAAATCATGGAAATGGCTCAAGACATTTAAAAAATAGATCACATCGCATTTATGCTAAATCTGACTATGGAAAAAAAGACTTAAAGTATAATTTTTTTAGCGATTATGATATTGATACATTCAAACGATTAATTTTAAGAAATTCAGGACAGGATACATATAGTACTTTATTTAGAGATGCTTTTGTACAGAAATTGAATGAGCATTTGAATTTTGATACGCAAAACTATCAGCCTGTATTAAGCTTTGTTAATGGAGAATTTTATGGTATTTATAATTTAAGAGAACGTTATGATGAAAAATATTTAGAAGAGATCTATGGAATTAAAGAAAAAGATATTGATTATATAGAACAAACTTCTATTGTTGAAGCTTCTATAGGTGATCTTAAATTTTATAATGAAACTCTTGATTTTTTTAAAAATAATGATATATCAATTAATAATAATTATCAAAGAGGTATTACCTACGTAGATGAAATAAATTTTTCAGATTATCATATAGCACAAATTTTTGCAGCTAATTATGATTGGCCATATAATAATAACGAATTTTTTAGAAAAAGAATTAATTATACGCCAGATGCTATTTATGGACAAGACGGAAGATTCAGATGGTTAATGAAAGATCTTGATATAAGTTTTAATGGAGATCAAGATTGGGTACCCAATTCGTATAAGCATAATACACTACAACAAGCAATATCTTCGATTAATCACGGAGGTGAGATATATGAAAATCATATATTGATAGGATTATTAGAGAATGAAAATTTTAAAAATTATTTTATTAATCGCTTTGCTGATTTATTAAATACAACATATAAAAAAGAACATGTTATTGAATTAATCGATTTAATGCAAAATAATATTCGTCAAGAAATGCCTCAAAATATTAGTCGTTGGAATTTAATTAATTCAATAGAGGATTGGGACAAAAATATTGAAATAATGAGAGAGTTTTCTCGTTTAAGGCCACATTATCAAATAGAACACTTATCTGAATTCTTTAAATTAAATGGAACTTATAACTTAAAAACTGAAACTAACAATATATCTCAAGGATTTGTAAAAGTTAATACAATTGAAATTAATAATTCTACTATAGGAATTGGAGATGATTATCAAACGTGGTCTGGAAAATATTTTCAAAAGGTTCCGTTGGTTGTTGAAGCAATAGCTTTACCTGGATATAAATTTTCGCATTGGGAAGGAGATATAAGTTCGACAGATCAGAAAATTACTATCAACTCTGAAAAAGATGTCTATGTTAAAGCTATTTTTGAAAAAACGTTAGGAGTAGGCGATTTAGATAAAGTTGATTTTATACTATTTCCGAATCCAGTACAAGATATATTAAATATAGCTTCAAGTTCTAAAAGTAAAATTGAATATAAGATATCAAATATTATTGGACAAATAGTTGAACATAACTCAACCAATAATCAAAAAATTGATGTAAGTAAACTTAAACAAGGTGTTTACATTATCCAATTAACTCAAGATAATAAAAGAACAACGAAAAAATTCATAAAAAAATAG
- a CDS encoding RNA polymerase sigma factor — MDEKQLIKACINNDSKAQRLLYEKYDALFFAVCKRYFTDIQQAEDALVKGFLKIFQNLKSYSFEGSFEGWMRRIMINECLMELRKNKIFHLNVDDYSSSISSNQEASQQIEEDDVMKLLDYLPDGCRLVFTLYVIEGYKHKEIAENLGITEGTSKSQLNLAKTKLKEMLSKNEHIKSNLS; from the coding sequence TTGGACGAGAAACAACTGATAAAAGCTTGTATCAACAATGATTCGAAAGCACAAAGGCTGCTTTACGAAAAATACGATGCGCTTTTTTTTGCAGTTTGTAAACGTTATTTTACAGATATACAACAAGCGGAAGATGCTTTGGTAAAAGGCTTTTTGAAGATATTTCAAAATCTTAAAAGTTATTCGTTTGAAGGTAGTTTTGAAGGTTGGATGAGACGAATTATGATCAACGAATGTCTGATGGAATTGCGAAAAAATAAAATTTTTCATCTCAATGTAGACGATTACTCCTCTTCTATTTCATCCAATCAGGAGGCTTCGCAACAAATAGAGGAAGATGATGTGATGAAACTCCTCGATTATTTGCCCGATGGCTGTCGTCTCGTGTTTACCCTCTACGTTATTGAGGGATATAAGCACAAAGAAATTGCTGAAAATTTAGGTATTACAGAAGGTACATCGAAATCGCAACTCAATTTAGCGAAAACGAAATTAAAGGAAATGTTAAGTAAGAATGAACATATAAAATCAAATTTATCGTGA
- a CDS encoding bifunctional riboflavin kinase/FAD synthetase — protein sequence MNVYQSLEEIKSIKRPVLTLGMFDGAHIGHQSILKQLNTIAKKIDGESVLITFNPHPRMVLQPNCDLKFLNTLEEKENVLRQFGLEHLIIQAFTKEFSQVTSVEFVKNFLVDQLHIDTLVIGYDHHFGKNREGNFEQLQVLSKEYGFNLIQLKAVEENDVAVSSTKIRNALIEGNISYANKALNYNYPLSGKVVHGDKIGRTLGFPTANLQVDPNKLIPKDGVYAVDVFVDNQKYLGLLSIGFRETVTNTREHRVEVNILDFDQTIYGETIRLEFLERLRDEKKFNSLDELIAAMNQDKENAIRLYGNKK from the coding sequence GTGAACGTTTATCAATCCTTAGAAGAAATCAAATCTATCAAACGTCCTGTCCTTACTTTGGGCATGTTTGATGGTGCACACATTGGTCATCAATCTATTCTAAAACAACTCAATACAATTGCAAAAAAAATTGATGGAGAAAGTGTTTTGATTACGTTTAATCCACATCCTCGAATGGTTTTACAGCCAAATTGTGATCTTAAATTTTTGAACACTTTAGAAGAAAAAGAAAATGTTTTGCGTCAATTTGGGTTAGAACATTTGATTATTCAAGCGTTTACAAAAGAATTCTCACAAGTTACTTCGGTAGAATTTGTCAAAAATTTTCTTGTTGATCAATTGCATATTGATACATTAGTGATTGGTTACGATCATCATTTCGGGAAAAATAGAGAAGGAAATTTTGAGCAATTACAAGTTCTTTCGAAAGAATATGGTTTCAATTTGATTCAACTAAAAGCTGTTGAAGAAAATGATGTGGCGGTAAGTTCTACAAAAATTAGAAATGCACTTATCGAAGGAAACATCTCGTATGCGAACAAAGCATTAAATTACAATTATCCGCTATCTGGAAAAGTTGTTCATGGAGATAAAATTGGGCGTACACTTGGTTTTCCTACAGCTAATTTACAAGTTGATCCCAATAAATTAATTCCAAAAGATGGCGTTTATGCAGTTGATGTTTTTGTGGATAATCAAAAATATTTAGGTTTATTGAGCATCGGATTTAGAGAAACAGTAACAAATACGAGAGAACATCGAGTAGAAGTGAATATTTTGGATTTTGATCAAACGATTTATGGAGAAACTATTCGCCTCGAATTTTTAGAAAGATTAAGAGATGAAAAGAAATTTAATTCGCTTGACGAATTAATTGCTGCCATGAATCAAGACAAAGAAAACGCAATACGTTTATATGGAAATAAGAAATAA
- the atpD gene encoding F0F1 ATP synthase subunit beta produces MANQKKGKIAQVIGPVIDVIFDNAEGLPNIYDALEVPRQGKETLILEVEQHIGEDTVRCIAMDSSDGLQRGQEVIALGKPIMVPIGENIKGRVFNVVGDAIDGLENLDKDNGLPIHRPAPKFEELSTSAEVLFTGIKVIDLVEPYVKGGKIGLFGGAGVGKTVLIQELMNNIAKGHGGLSVFAGVGERTREGNDLMREMIEAGLINYGEEFMQSMEGGSWDLSKVDHENMKESKAAFVFGQMNEPPGARARVALTGLTLAEYFRDGDGQGQGRDVLFFVDNIFRFTQAGSEVSALLGRMPSAVGYQPTLATEMGAMQERITSTKNGSITSVQAVYVPADDLTDPAPATTFAHLDATTVLDRKIASLGIYPAVDPLNSTSRILTPTILGKEHYETAQRVKEILQRYNALQDIIAILGMEELSEEDKLVVHRARRIQRFLSQPFHVAEQFTGIPGVLVDIKDTIKGFNMILDGEVDQYPEAAFNLRGTIEEAIEAGEKMLAEVK; encoded by the coding sequence ATGGCAAATCAAAAGAAAGGTAAGATTGCACAGGTTATTGGACCTGTAATTGACGTTATTTTTGATAACGCAGAAGGCCTTCCAAATATTTATGATGCATTAGAGGTTCCTCGTCAAGGAAAAGAAACATTAATCCTTGAAGTTGAGCAGCACATCGGTGAAGATACTGTACGTTGTATCGCAATGGATAGTTCTGATGGTTTACAAAGAGGTCAAGAGGTTATCGCATTAGGTAAACCAATTATGGTTCCAATTGGTGAGAATATCAAAGGACGTGTATTTAATGTAGTAGGAGATGCTATTGATGGTTTAGAAAATTTAGATAAAGATAACGGTTTACCTATTCACCGTCCTGCTCCAAAATTCGAAGAATTATCAACATCTGCAGAAGTTTTATTCACAGGTATTAAAGTAATTGACTTAGTTGAGCCTTACGTAAAAGGAGGTAAAATTGGATTATTTGGTGGTGCCGGAGTAGGTAAAACAGTATTAATTCAGGAGTTAATGAACAACATCGCTAAAGGACACGGAGGTTTATCTGTATTCGCAGGTGTTGGAGAACGTACTCGTGAAGGAAATGACTTAATGCGTGAGATGATCGAAGCTGGATTAATTAATTACGGTGAAGAATTCATGCAATCAATGGAAGGTGGATCTTGGGATTTATCTAAAGTTGACCACGAAAATATGAAAGAGTCTAAAGCTGCTTTCGTTTTCGGACAAATGAACGAACCTCCAGGTGCACGTGCTCGTGTTGCTTTAACAGGTTTAACATTAGCTGAATATTTCCGTGATGGTGATGGACAAGGTCAAGGACGTGACGTATTATTCTTCGTAGATAATATCTTCCGTTTTACACAAGCAGGTTCTGAGGTTTCTGCCTTATTAGGTCGTATGCCATCTGCCGTAGGTTATCAACCAACATTAGCAACTGAGATGGGGGCTATGCAAGAGCGTATTACATCTACTAAAAACGGATCTATTACTTCTGTACAAGCTGTATATGTACCTGCCGATGACTTAACTGACCCTGCGCCAGCTACAACTTTCGCGCACTTAGATGCTACAACGGTATTAGATCGTAAAATTGCTTCATTAGGTATTTACCCAGCGGTAGATCCATTGAACTCTACTTCTCGTATCTTAACACCAACAATTCTTGGAAAAGAACATTACGAAACAGCTCAACGTGTAAAAGAAATCTTACAACGTTACAACGCTTTACAAGATATCATCGCGATCTTAGGTATGGAAGAGTTATCAGAAGAGGATAAATTAGTTGTACACCGTGCACGTCGTATCCAACGTTTCTTATCTCAACCATTCCATGTTGCAGAACAGTTTACAGGTATCCCAGGTGTATTAGTTGATATCAAAGATACAATCAAAGGATTTAACATGATCTTAGATGGTGAAGTTGACCAATATCCTGAGGCTGCATTCAACTTACGTGGTACAATCGAAGAAGCGATTGAGGCTGGAGAAAAAATGTTAGCAGAAGTTAAATAA
- a CDS encoding F0F1 ATP synthase subunit epsilon encodes MHLQIITPEFVVFDAVVDAVTLPGKDGEFQLLNNHAPIVATLGEGTIKIYVHTKTFEDFDNISGKVYSSPSNESTLLLDIKGGTIEMNNNKVIVLAN; translated from the coding sequence ATGCACTTACAAATTATTACGCCAGAATTCGTAGTTTTCGATGCAGTAGTAGATGCTGTTACTTTACCAGGAAAAGATGGTGAATTTCAGTTATTAAACAACCACGCTCCTATCGTTGCAACTTTAGGTGAAGGAACAATCAAAATTTACGTTCACACAAAAACTTTCGAAGATTTCGATAATATTTCAGGTAAAGTTTATAGCTCTCCATCAAATGAGTCTACATTATTATTAGACATTAAAGGAGGAACAATTGAAATGAACAACAATAAAGTAATCGTTTTAGCAAACTAA
- a CDS encoding O-acetylhomoserine aminocarboxypropyltransferase/cysteine synthase family protein, which produces MSTEKKLHFDTLQVHAGQEVDPTTGSRAVPIYQTSSYVFNDAEHGANLFALKEFGNIYTRIQNPTTDVFEKRIAALEGGVAALAVASGQAAQFIALNNILESGDNFVSASNLYGGTYNQFKVGFKRLGVEVRFAENADPAIIESLIDENTKAIYTETIGNPSFNVPDFEAISAIAKKYNLPLIVDNTFGAGGYIFKPLKHGANIVVESATKWIGGHGTFIGGVIVDGENYDWGNGKFPQFSEPSEGYHGLVFSDVFGINGPFGNIQFIIRARVEGLRDFDPAISPFNSFLLIQGLETLSLRVQKHLDNTLEIARWLESHPQVEKVNYPGLISSPSHQLAKKYLENGFGAVLSFVIKGNAEQANHFIDSLELISHLANVGDAKSLIIHPSATTHQQLSDEEQQSAGVYPGLLRLSVGIEHIDDIKNDLQQAFDKIK; this is translated from the coding sequence ATGTCAACAGAAAAAAAATTACATTTCGATACATTACAAGTTCACGCAGGTCAAGAAGTCGATCCAACAACAGGTTCGCGCGCAGTTCCTATTTATCAAACATCATCTTATGTTTTCAATGATGCAGAACATGGAGCAAATTTGTTTGCGTTAAAAGAATTTGGAAATATTTATACACGAATTCAAAATCCAACAACAGACGTTTTTGAAAAACGTATCGCAGCATTAGAAGGTGGTGTTGCCGCTTTAGCAGTTGCATCTGGTCAAGCAGCACAATTTATTGCATTAAATAATATTTTAGAATCTGGTGATAACTTCGTTTCTGCTTCTAATCTTTATGGAGGAACATACAATCAATTCAAAGTTGGTTTTAAACGTTTAGGTGTCGAAGTACGTTTCGCAGAAAATGCAGATCCTGCGATTATCGAATCATTAATTGACGAAAATACAAAAGCAATCTATACTGAAACAATCGGAAACCCGAGTTTCAACGTACCCGATTTCGAAGCAATTTCAGCTATTGCAAAAAAATATAACCTTCCTTTAATTGTTGATAACACATTTGGAGCTGGTGGCTATATTTTCAAACCATTAAAACACGGCGCAAATATTGTAGTCGAGTCTGCTACAAAATGGATCGGTGGGCACGGAACTTTTATTGGAGGCGTGATTGTAGATGGTGAAAATTACGATTGGGGCAACGGAAAGTTTCCACAATTTTCAGAACCATCGGAAGGTTATCATGGTTTAGTTTTTTCTGATGTTTTCGGAATTAATGGTCCTTTTGGAAATATTCAATTTATTATTCGTGCACGTGTCGAAGGTTTACGTGATTTTGATCCTGCCATTTCTCCATTCAATTCTTTTTTATTGATTCAAGGTTTAGAAACATTGTCATTAAGAGTGCAAAAACATTTGGACAATACGTTAGAAATTGCGCGTTGGTTAGAATCTCATCCGCAAGTCGAAAAAGTTAACTATCCTGGTCTAATTTCATCTCCAAGTCATCAATTGGCAAAAAAATATTTGGAAAATGGTTTCGGAGCGGTTCTTTCATTCGTAATCAAAGGAAATGCAGAACAAGCCAATCATTTTATAGATAGTTTAGAATTGATTAGTCATTTGGCAAATGTTGGCGATGCAAAATCTTTGATTATTCATCCGTCAGCAACAACTCATCAACAATTGAGTGATGAAGAACAACAATCTGCAGGTGTTTACCCAGGATTATTGCGTCTTTCTGTCGGTATAGAACACATCGATGACATCAAAAATGATCTTCAACAAGCGTTTGATAAAATTAAATAA
- a CDS encoding homoserine O-acetyltransferase family protein, whose protein sequence is MNFQQYHYNRPFQLENGQTLENLTIAYHTAGTLNNKKDNIIWVCHALTANSDVFDWWAGLFGENDLFNPKDHFIICANVIGSNYGTTNPMSINPATNTPYYRDFPTITIKDMANAHQLLADYLGISTIHLLIGGSLGGQQALEFTLLDKLKVDNLVLLATNAVHSPWGIAFNESQRLAIEADPTFNDMTEDGGKNGLIAARTIAMLSYRTYSIYNEKQKDDHSVYTDFKASSYQKYQGQKLANRFNAHSYWTLSKAMDSQNIARNRKSLENSLAQISSKTLVIGISSDILFPPTEQKFIANHIPNATYTEIESLFGHDGFLVELKELNKILNHFV, encoded by the coding sequence ATGAATTTTCAACAATATCATTATAATCGACCTTTTCAATTAGAAAATGGTCAAACTTTAGAAAATTTAACCATTGCCTATCACACGGCAGGAACTTTAAACAACAAGAAAGATAATATCATTTGGGTTTGCCATGCACTTACGGCAAACTCAGATGTTTTTGATTGGTGGGCAGGTCTTTTTGGAGAAAATGATTTATTTAATCCAAAAGATCATTTTATTATTTGTGCAAATGTCATTGGATCCAATTACGGAACCACAAATCCAATGTCTATAAATCCGGCTACAAATACGCCTTATTACAGAGATTTTCCAACGATCACAATAAAAGACATGGCCAATGCGCATCAACTTTTAGCCGATTATTTAGGAATTTCGACCATTCATTTGTTAATAGGCGGTTCGCTTGGTGGTCAACAAGCCTTAGAATTTACTTTGCTTGACAAGTTAAAGGTAGATAATTTGGTTTTGCTGGCAACAAATGCAGTTCATTCTCCGTGGGGAATTGCGTTCAACGAATCTCAGCGTTTGGCAATAGAAGCCGATCCAACTTTTAATGATATGACAGAAGATGGAGGGAAAAATGGATTGATTGCGGCGCGAACAATTGCGATGCTTTCTTATCGCACCTATTCTATATATAATGAAAAGCAAAAAGATGATCATTCGGTTTATACTGATTTCAAAGCGTCATCCTATCAAAAATACCAAGGACAGAAATTAGCAAACCGATTTAATGCGCACTCCTATTGGACGCTTTCCAAAGCCATGGATTCACAAAATATTGCTCGAAATCGAAAAAGTTTAGAGAATTCACTTGCTCAAATTTCGTCTAAAACCCTTGTGATTGGTATTTCTTCGGATATTTTATTCCCACCTACGGAGCAAAAATTTATCGCGAATCATATTCCAAATGCAACATATACCGAAATAGAATCTTTATTTGGACACGATGGTTTTTTGGTTGAACTCAAAGAATTGAATAAAATCCTAAATCATTTCGTCTAA